A stretch of the Oceanicola sp. D3 genome encodes the following:
- the gcvP gene encoding aminomethyl-transferring glycine dehydrogenase has product MPYTPTDYDPYDFANRRHIGPSPEEMAEMLSVLGVSSLDELIEQTVPGRLRQSEPLPWAPMTEGDLLVKMRKIASKNRVMTNLIGQGYYGTITPPAIQRNILENPAWYTAYTPYQPEIAQGRLEALLNFQTMVSDLTGLEVANASLLDEGTAAAEAMVMSQRVAKSKATAFFVDENCHPQTIAVVQTRARPLDIEVVVGNPDDLKPTEVFGALFQYPGTTGTLRDFSAECAALSEAKAVSTVATDLLALTLLKAPGEMGADIAVGTAQRFGVPLGYGGPHAAFMSCRDAFKRQMPGRIVGVSVDARGNQAYRLSLQTREQHIRREKATSNVCTAQALLAVMASFYAVFHGPKGLRAIAERVHLSCAEIASGLREAGFTVTPENPFDTIVVEAGPLQGAILRAAETEGINLRQLPEGRIGISTDETVGPEIIEGVWRAFGLSETAKGGTPALPEALLRTSDYLTHPIFQMNRAEAEMMRYMRRLADRDLALDRAMIPLGSCTMKLNAAVEMDPISWPAFANMHPFAPKAQAAGYTEMLESLSERLCKITGYDAMSLQPNSGAQGEYAGLLTIAAYHEANGEDRDICLIPTSAHGTNPASAQMAGMKVVVVKSAENGDIDLEDFTAKAEAAGDKLAAVMITYPSTHGVFEDTVREVCDITHKHGGQVYLDGANLNAMVGLVKPGEIGSDVSHLNLHKTFCIPHGGGGPGMGPIGVKAHLAPYLPGHPETGGTTGPVSAAPFGSASILPISYAYCLLMGGAGLTQATKVAILSANYIAARLSGAYDVLFKGRNNRVAHECILDTRPFAEAGVTVDDIAKRLMDCGFHAPTMSWPVAGTLMVEPTESETKAELDRFITAMLAIREEIAAVEAGDMPADDNPLKHAPHTVNDLVADWTRPYPREQGCFPPGAFRVDKYWPPIGRVDNVAGDRNLICTCPPVESYAEAAE; this is encoded by the coding sequence ATGCCCTACACCCCCACCGACTATGATCCCTATGATTTCGCCAACCGCCGCCACATCGGCCCCTCGCCAGAGGAAATGGCCGAAATGCTCTCGGTGCTGGGCGTCTCCTCCCTTGATGAGCTGATCGAGCAAACGGTGCCCGGCCGCCTGCGCCAGTCCGAGCCGCTGCCGTGGGCACCGATGACGGAGGGCGACCTGCTGGTGAAGATGCGCAAGATCGCCAGCAAGAACCGGGTGATGACCAACCTCATCGGGCAGGGCTACTACGGCACCATCACGCCCCCCGCGATCCAGCGGAACATCCTTGAAAACCCCGCGTGGTACACCGCCTACACCCCCTACCAGCCCGAAATCGCCCAAGGCCGGCTGGAGGCGCTGCTGAACTTCCAGACCATGGTGAGCGACTTGACCGGGCTCGAGGTCGCCAACGCCTCCCTGCTTGATGAAGGCACGGCGGCGGCGGAAGCCATGGTGATGTCCCAGCGCGTCGCCAAGTCCAAGGCCACCGCCTTCTTCGTCGACGAAAACTGCCACCCCCAAACCATCGCCGTGGTCCAAACTCGCGCCCGCCCGCTCGATATCGAAGTGGTGGTCGGCAATCCCGATGACCTGAAACCAACCGAGGTCTTCGGTGCTCTCTTCCAGTATCCCGGTACCACCGGCACCCTGCGGGACTTCTCCGCAGAATGCGCCGCGCTCAGCGAGGCCAAAGCCGTCTCCACCGTGGCCACCGATCTGCTGGCCCTGACGCTTCTGAAAGCCCCCGGCGAAATGGGCGCCGACATCGCCGTTGGCACCGCCCAGCGCTTCGGTGTGCCCCTCGGCTACGGCGGCCCCCACGCCGCCTTCATGTCCTGCCGCGACGCCTTCAAACGCCAGATGCCCGGCCGCATCGTCGGGGTTTCGGTCGATGCGCGCGGCAACCAGGCCTACCGCCTCAGCCTGCAAACCCGCGAGCAGCACATCCGCCGCGAGAAGGCCACCTCCAACGTCTGCACCGCGCAGGCGCTGCTCGCCGTCATGGCCAGCTTCTACGCGGTGTTCCACGGCCCAAAGGGGTTGCGCGCCATTGCCGAGCGCGTCCACCTCTCCTGCGCCGAAATCGCCTCCGGCCTGCGCGAGGCGGGCTTCACCGTGACGCCCGAAAACCCGTTTGATACCATCGTGGTCGAGGCCGGCCCGCTCCAAGGCGCCATCCTGCGCGCCGCCGAAACCGAGGGCATCAACCTGCGCCAGCTGCCCGAAGGCCGCATTGGCATCAGCACTGATGAAACCGTCGGGCCGGAGATCATCGAGGGCGTCTGGCGCGCCTTCGGCCTCAGTGAAACCGCCAAGGGCGGCACCCCCGCGCTTCCCGAGGCGCTGCTGCGCACGTCAGACTACCTCACCCACCCCATCTTCCAGATGAACCGGGCCGAGGCCGAGATGATGCGCTACATGCGCCGTCTGGCCGACCGTGACCTCGCGCTCGACCGCGCAATGATCCCCCTCGGCTCCTGCACCATGAAGCTTAACGCTGCCGTGGAGATGGACCCTATCAGCTGGCCCGCCTTCGCCAACATGCACCCCTTCGCCCCCAAGGCGCAGGCCGCGGGCTACACCGAAATGCTCGAAAGCCTCTCAGAACGCCTCTGCAAGATCACCGGCTATGATGCCATGTCGCTCCAGCCCAACTCCGGCGCCCAGGGTGAATATGCGGGCCTTCTCACCATCGCCGCCTACCACGAGGCCAATGGCGAAGATCGCGACATCTGCCTCATCCCCACCTCCGCCCACGGCACCAACCCGGCCTCCGCCCAGATGGCGGGGATGAAGGTGGTGGTGGTGAAGTCGGCGGAGAACGGCGACATCGACCTTGAGGATTTCACTGCCAAAGCCGAGGCCGCCGGCGACAAACTCGCCGCGGTGATGATCACCTATCCTTCCACCCACGGCGTCTTCGAGGACACCGTGCGCGAGGTCTGCGACATCACCCACAAGCACGGCGGGCAGGTCTATCTCGACGGCGCCAACCTCAACGCCATGGTCGGGCTAGTAAAGCCCGGCGAGATCGGCTCTGACGTATCGCACCTCAACCTACACAAAACCTTCTGCATCCCCCACGGCGGCGGCGGCCCCGGCATGGGGCCCATCGGCGTCAAAGCGCACCTCGCGCCCTATCTCCCCGGCCACCCCGAAACCGGCGGCACCACCGGCCCCGTGTCGGCGGCGCCCTTCGGCTCCGCCTCCATCCTCCCCATCAGCTATGCCTACTGCCTGCTGATGGGCGGGGCAGGGCTGACGCAGGCCACCAAGGTCGCCATCCTCTCGGCCAACTACATCGCCGCACGTCTTTCGGGCGCCTACGATGTGCTCTTCAAAGGCCGCAACAACCGCGTTGCCCACGAGTGTATCCTCGACACCCGCCCATTTGCGGAGGCCGGGGTGACCGTCGATGACATCGCCAAACGCCTGATGGATTGCGGCTTCCACGCCCCAACCATGAGCTGGCCGGTGGCGGGCACCCTGATGGTGGAGCCGACCGAGTCCGAAACCAAGGCCGAGCTTGACCGCTTCATCACCGCCATGCTCGCCATCCGCGAAGAGATCGCGGCGGTGGAGGCGGGCGACATGCCCGCCGATGACAACCCGCTCAAGCACGCCCCCCACACGGTGAACGACCTCGTGGCCGACTGGACCCGCCCCTATCCCCGCGAGCAGGGCTGCTTCCCGCCCGGCGCCTTCCGGGTCGACAAGTACTGGCCCCCCATCGGCCGGGTCGACAACGTGGCGGGCGACCGCAACCTGATCTGCACCTGCCCGCCGGTCGAAAGCTACGCCGAGGCCGCCGAGTAG
- the soxR gene encoding redox-sensitive transcriptional activator SoxR: MAGKLRAGDVLSIGQFAQRAGLAVSALRYYEAEGLIAPMRAPSGQRRFRRADIRRVSFIRIAQQFGYTLPQIKALMAGLPEGRTPTAKDWRDISALFRDTLDQRIETLRKMRDDLDGCIGCGCLSLEKCKLYNQQDKAATRGAGPRYLMGDRSDEISETGA; encoded by the coding sequence ATGGCAGGAAAACTGCGTGCGGGAGATGTGCTGAGCATCGGGCAATTCGCCCAGCGGGCCGGGCTGGCGGTGAGTGCGCTGCGGTACTACGAGGCGGAGGGGCTGATTGCACCGATGCGGGCACCCTCGGGGCAGAGGCGCTTCAGGCGGGCCGACATTCGGCGGGTCAGCTTTATTCGGATTGCACAGCAGTTTGGCTATACGCTGCCGCAGATCAAGGCGCTGATGGCGGGGCTACCGGAGGGGCGCACCCCGACGGCGAAGGACTGGCGGGATATTTCGGCGCTGTTCCGTGACACGCTGGACCAGAGGATCGAGACGTTGCGCAAGATGCGGGATGATCTGGACGGCTGCATTGGCTGCGGTTGCCTCAGCCTCGAAAAGTGCAAGCTCTACAACCAGCAGGACAAGGCCGCCACGCGCGGGGCCGGGCCACGCTACCTGATGGGGGACCGCTCGGATGAGATCAGCGAGACCGGGGCGTGA
- a CDS encoding VOC family protein, translated as MAAQLEHVNVTVSDLDRAVALLDDLFGWKQSWRGSSIHGGETAHVGGKESYVALYRHHDQEAATQSTYHVTGGLNHIGVVVEDLDAVGARVKAHGLTPHAHADYEPGRRFYFDDWDGVEYEVISYA; from the coding sequence ATGGCCGCCCAACTGGAACATGTGAATGTCACCGTCTCCGACCTCGATCGCGCAGTGGCGCTGCTTGATGATCTCTTCGGCTGGAAGCAGAGCTGGCGCGGCAGCTCGATCCACGGCGGCGAAACGGCCCATGTGGGCGGCAAGGAAAGCTACGTGGCGCTCTATCGGCACCACGATCAGGAGGCCGCAACCCAATCGACCTACCATGTCACCGGCGGGCTCAACCATATCGGCGTGGTGGTGGAAGATCTCGATGCCGTCGGAGCCCGGGTAAAGGCGCATGGCCTCACCCCCCATGCCCACGCCGATTACGAGCCGGGCCGCCGCTTCTATTTCGACGACTGGGACGGGGTGGAATACGAGGTCATCAGTTACGCATAA
- the gcvT gene encoding glycine cleavage system aminomethyltransferase GcvT — protein sequence MTEEKRTPLFALNAELGGKMVPFAGWEMPVQFAPGVMKEHLHTRAACGLFDVSHMGQVVLRGAGAAEALEALVPVDVIGLKPGRQRYALFTNDQGGILDDLMVANYGDRLLLVVNAANAEADIAHMRRAGLEIEPLEDRALIALQGPMAEAVLASVTGAVPDRFMDVAEIESPFGDLWISRSGYTGEDGFEVSVPARHAEDFARKLLAHEACEPIGLGARDSLRLEAGLPLHGHDIDTTTTPVEAALTFALSKARRAGGTRAGGYPGAATIEDQLANGPARLRTGLLPEGRAPMREGVQLFASADAPDPIGTITSGAFAPSLQRPVAMGYLPTDLAAPGTTVTAELRGKRLPLATAPMPFQPSTYKR from the coding sequence GTGACCGAAGAAAAACGCACACCGCTCTTTGCGCTGAACGCAGAGCTGGGCGGCAAGATGGTGCCATTCGCGGGCTGGGAAATGCCGGTGCAATTCGCCCCCGGCGTGATGAAAGAGCACCTGCACACCCGCGCCGCCTGTGGCCTCTTCGACGTGAGCCACATGGGCCAGGTCGTGCTGCGCGGGGCAGGGGCCGCCGAGGCGCTCGAGGCGCTGGTGCCGGTCGATGTGATCGGCCTCAAACCCGGCCGCCAGCGCTATGCGCTATTCACCAACGATCAGGGCGGCATCCTCGATGACCTGATGGTCGCCAACTACGGCGACCGCCTCCTGCTGGTGGTCAACGCCGCCAACGCCGAAGCCGATATCGCCCACATGCGCCGTGCGGGCCTCGAGATTGAGCCGCTGGAAGACCGCGCCCTCATCGCCCTGCAAGGCCCCATGGCCGAAGCGGTGCTCGCCTCCGTCACCGGCGCCGTGCCCGACCGCTTCATGGACGTGGCCGAAATCGAATCCCCCTTTGGCGACCTCTGGATCTCCCGCTCCGGCTACACCGGCGAAGACGGCTTCGAGGTGTCTGTGCCCGCCCGCCATGCCGAAGACTTCGCCCGCAAGCTCCTCGCTCACGAGGCCTGCGAACCCATCGGCCTCGGCGCCCGCGATTCGCTGCGCCTTGAAGCGGGCCTGCCGCTCCACGGCCACGACATCGACACCACAACCACCCCCGTCGAGGCCGCCCTCACCTTCGCGCTCTCCAAGGCCCGCCGTGCAGGCGGAACCCGCGCGGGCGGCTATCCGGGCGCAGCCACCATCGAGGACCAACTGGCAAACGGCCCCGCCCGCCTGCGCACCGGCCTGCTGCCCGAAGGCCGCGCCCCGATGCGCGAAGGCGTGCAACTCTTCGCCTCCGCCGACGCACCCGATCCCATCGGCACCATCACCTCCGGCGCCTTCGCGCCCAGCCTCCAGCGCCCCGTGGCGATGGGCTATCTGCCCACCGACCTCGCCGCGCCGGGCACCACCGTCACCGCCGAACTGCGCGGCAAGCGCTTGCCCCTTGCCACCGCGCCGATGCCCTTTCAACCTTCCACCTATAAACGCTGA
- the gcvH gene encoding glycine cleavage system protein GcvH, whose translation MKYTEDHEWLRTEDELIVVGITEHASTQLGDVVFVELPEVETVVAKGDEVVVIESVKAASDITAPLDGEIVEVNEALTDNPALVNEDPLGEAWFFKIKPTDMAEYDSYMDEDAYQDLIS comes from the coding sequence ATGAAATACACCGAAGATCACGAATGGCTCCGCACCGAAGACGAGCTGATTGTCGTGGGCATCACCGAACATGCCTCCACCCAGCTTGGCGACGTGGTGTTCGTCGAACTGCCCGAGGTTGAAACCGTCGTTGCCAAGGGCGACGAGGTGGTGGTGATCGAAAGCGTCAAGGCCGCCTCCGACATCACCGCGCCGCTCGATGGCGAGATCGTCGAGGTCAACGAAGCCCTCACCGACAACCCCGCGCTGGTCAACGAAGACCCGCTTGGCGAGGCCTGGTTCTTCAAGATCAAGCCCACCGACATGGCCGAGTATGACAGCTACATGGATGAAGACGCCTATCAGGATCTGATCTCCTAA
- a CDS encoding gamma-glutamylcyclotransferase family protein — translation MNDAYFFGYGSLVNRATHSHAPAFPAKLKGWRRVWRSTVLREVAFLSAEPWDGAVMEGLVAHVPGGDWAALDLRERAYGRHEVSAACEHEAGNVRVEVYAVAPEHMAADAAHPVLLSYVDTVVQGFRDVFGEAGALGFFETTAGWPPAVMDDRAAPVYPRATEVSAAERAFVDEGLRRLGVGVRAG, via the coding sequence ATGAATGACGCCTATTTTTTTGGCTATGGCAGCCTTGTGAATCGCGCCACCCACAGCCACGCGCCCGCTTTTCCGGCGAAACTGAAAGGCTGGCGGCGCGTCTGGCGCTCCACCGTGTTGCGCGAGGTGGCCTTTTTGAGCGCCGAGCCGTGGGACGGCGCGGTGATGGAGGGGCTGGTGGCGCATGTGCCCGGCGGAGACTGGGCGGCGTTGGACCTGCGCGAGCGGGCCTATGGGCGGCATGAGGTTTCTGCCGCCTGCGAACATGAGGCCGGGAATGTGCGGGTGGAGGTTTATGCCGTGGCGCCCGAGCATATGGCAGCGGATGCGGCGCACCCGGTGCTGCTGAGTTACGTGGACACGGTGGTGCAGGGCTTTCGTGACGTGTTTGGCGAGGCCGGGGCGCTTGGATTTTTCGAGACCACGGCGGGCTGGCCGCCTGCGGTGATGGATGACCGGGCTGCGCCAGTCTATCCGCGCGCCACCGAGGTGAGCGCGGCGGAGCGGGCCTTTGTGGACGAGGGGCTCAGGCGGCTGGGGGTTGGGGTGCGTGCGGGTTGA
- the gltX gene encoding glutamate--tRNA ligase → MTTTRFAPSPTGYLHVGNLRTALFNWLIARKAGGTFILRLDDTDPERSKPEYADAIQQDLEWLGLTWDRVETQSSRLDRYAKAADKLREAGRFYECFETPTELDLKRKKQLNMGKPPVYDRAALELTEVQKQAYRDEGRSGHWRFKLDHERIEWADGILGDISIDAASVSDPVLIRGDGQVLYTIASVVDDTEMGITNVVRGSDHVTNTATQIQIIEALGGTVPSFAHHSLLTGPQGEALSKRLGTLALRDLRERGVEPMALLSLMARLGSADPVELRSTHDELIEGFDLSKFGSAPTKFDVEDLFPLTHRHLAAQPLSAVAGEIAALGVPEAEQERFWSVAKDNITVRADLADWWQLFTEGATPLVDDEDADFVAEAFAMLGEPPYTDATWSEWTSAVKEATGRKGKGLFMPLRKAVTGRQRGPEMADVMALMQVKPGS, encoded by the coding sequence ATGACCACCACCCGTTTCGCCCCTTCTCCCACCGGCTACCTGCACGTTGGCAACCTGCGCACCGCGCTGTTCAACTGGCTCATCGCCCGCAAGGCCGGCGGCACCTTCATCCTGCGGCTCGACGATACCGACCCGGAGCGTTCCAAGCCCGAATACGCCGACGCGATCCAGCAGGATCTCGAATGGCTCGGCCTCACCTGGGACCGGGTCGAAACCCAGTCCTCCCGGCTGGACCGCTACGCCAAGGCCGCCGACAAGCTGCGCGAGGCGGGCCGCTTCTACGAGTGCTTCGAAACCCCCACAGAGCTGGACCTCAAGCGCAAGAAGCAACTCAACATGGGCAAGCCGCCGGTCTACGACCGCGCCGCGCTGGAGCTGACCGAGGTGCAAAAGCAGGCATACCGCGACGAGGGCCGCAGCGGCCACTGGCGCTTCAAGCTCGACCACGAACGCATCGAATGGGCCGATGGCATCCTTGGCGACATCTCGATCGACGCCGCCTCCGTCTCCGACCCGGTGCTGATCCGCGGCGACGGGCAGGTGCTCTACACCATCGCCTCGGTGGTCGACGATACCGAGATGGGCATCACCAACGTGGTGCGCGGCTCCGACCACGTGACCAACACCGCGACCCAGATCCAGATCATCGAGGCGCTCGGCGGCACCGTCCCCAGCTTCGCCCACCACTCGCTGCTCACCGGCCCGCAGGGCGAGGCGCTCTCCAAACGCCTCGGCACGCTCGCCCTGCGTGACCTGCGCGAACGCGGAGTGGAGCCGATGGCGCTGCTCTCGCTCATGGCCCGCCTCGGCTCGGCTGACCCAGTGGAGCTGCGCAGCACCCATGACGAGCTGATCGAGGGCTTCGACCTCTCCAAGTTCGGCTCCGCCCCCACCAAGTTCGACGTGGAAGACCTCTTCCCCCTCACCCACCGCCACCTCGCCGCCCAGCCGCTCTCTGCGGTGGCGGGCGAAATCGCCGCGCTGGGCGTGCCGGAAGCCGAGCAAGAGCGGTTCTGGTCCGTGGCGAAAGACAACATCACCGTGCGTGCCGACCTCGCCGACTGGTGGCAGCTCTTCACCGAAGGCGCCACCCCGCTGGTGGACGACGAGGATGCCGATTTCGTGGCCGAGGCCTTCGCCATGCTGGGCGAGCCGCCCTACACAGACGCCACCTGGAGCGAGTGGACCTCCGCCGTGAAAGAGGCAACAGGCCGCAAGGGCAAGGGTCTCTTCATGCCGCTCCGCAAGGCCGTCACGGGCCGCCAGCGCGGGCCGGAAATGGCAGATGTCATGGCCTTGATGCAGGTGAAACCGGGCTCTTAA
- a CDS encoding bifunctional riboflavin kinase/FAD synthetase, which produces MRTIQSLSDFPPDLRGASLAIGNFDGVHLGHQAVLEQARAAAPGAPLGVLTFEPHPREVFQPAAPPFRLMNAEARAHRLEKLGVDLLVELPFNETFRSLTDVAFCREVLAEGIGAAHVTVGSDFRYGKGRAGDVGSLARDGAEMGFGVSVAELKALPGVGEISSTAIREALTEGRPREAAAMLGHWHRIEGPVIHGAKRGRELGYPTANMGLPRLHRPAFGVYAVLAEVLDGPHRGKHRGVASLGIRPMFEGDAPNLETFLFDFTGDLYGAHLSIGLVEFLRPEAKFDGLPALIEQMQRDEARARDILASL; this is translated from the coding sequence ATGCGGACTATCCAGAGCCTCTCCGATTTCCCGCCCGACCTGCGCGGTGCCAGCCTTGCCATCGGCAATTTTGACGGGGTCCACCTGGGCCATCAGGCTGTGCTGGAGCAGGCCCGGGCCGCCGCGCCGGGCGCGCCGCTGGGCGTGCTTACCTTCGAGCCGCATCCGCGCGAAGTGTTCCAGCCCGCCGCCCCGCCCTTTCGCCTGATGAACGCCGAGGCCCGCGCGCACCGGTTGGAAAAGCTGGGCGTGGATCTGCTGGTGGAACTGCCTTTCAACGAGACCTTTCGCTCGCTCACCGATGTTGCCTTTTGCCGGGAGGTGCTTGCCGAGGGCATCGGCGCGGCGCATGTCACGGTCGGGTCTGATTTTCGCTATGGGAAGGGCCGCGCCGGCGATGTCGGCTCGCTCGCGCGTGACGGGGCCGAAATGGGCTTTGGCGTCAGTGTCGCCGAGCTGAAAGCGCTGCCGGGTGTGGGCGAGATCAGCTCCACCGCGATCCGTGAGGCGCTCACCGAGGGCCGCCCGCGCGAGGCCGCCGCGATGCTGGGCCATTGGCACCGGATCGAGGGGCCGGTGATTCACGGGGCCAAGCGGGGCCGCGAGTTGGGCTATCCGACGGCCAACATGGGCTTGCCCCGGCTTCATCGGCCCGCCTTTGGGGTGTATGCCGTGCTGGCAGAGGTGCTGGACGGGCCGCACAGGGGGAAGCACCGGGGTGTGGCCAGCCTTGGCATTCGCCCGATGTTCGAGGGGGATGCGCCCAACCTCGAAACCTTCCTGTTTGACTTCACCGGTGATCTTTATGGTGCCCATCTTTCGATCGGGCTTGTCGAGTTTCTGCGGCCCGAGGCAAAGTTCGACGGGCTGCCTGCGCTGATCGAGCAGATGCAGCGCGACGAGGCCCGCGCGCGCGACATTCTGGCCTCGTTATGA
- a CDS encoding DUF1801 domain-containing protein, whose protein sequence is MAKTTQKTNATQPTNATQPTQADPRAFCNSVTHPGRREDALRLLDLFSKTTGYAPTMWAPSIIGFGRYHYTYASGREGDHLATGFSPRKANMVVYIMPGYTDFSHILARLGPHKLGKSCLYLGRLSKIDEAVLAELIRAGLEDLATRWAIHPQ, encoded by the coding sequence ATGGCCAAAACCACCCAAAAAACAAACGCCACCCAGCCAACCAACGCCACCCAGCCAACACAGGCCGACCCACGCGCCTTCTGCAACAGCGTCACCCACCCGGGCCGCCGTGAAGACGCCCTGCGCCTGCTCGATCTGTTCAGCAAAACCACCGGCTACGCGCCCACAATGTGGGCCCCCTCCATCATCGGCTTCGGGCGCTACCACTACACCTACGCTTCGGGCCGCGAAGGCGACCACCTCGCCACCGGCTTCTCGCCGCGCAAGGCCAACATGGTCGTCTACATCATGCCCGGCTACACCGATTTCTCCCACATCCTCGCCCGCCTCGGCCCCCACAAGCTTGGCAAATCCTGCCTCTACCTCGGGCGGCTCTCCAAGATTGACGAGGCCGTGCTGGCCGAACTCATCCGCGCCGGGCTGGAAGACCTCGCCACCCGTTGGGCCATTCATCCCCAGTAA
- a CDS encoding MaoC family dehydratase: MLDNMPRGTICIEDIEIGMTRSLRKVVTDRDIELFAEVSTDHNPVHLDDAYAQDTIFEGRIAHGMLTAGLISAVIGEQLPGHGTVYLGQSLKFLAPVRPGDMVLAEVEVMEIDHRKRRVQLDTRCMVEGKVVLKGEAMVLAPSAKFD, encoded by the coding sequence ATGCTCGACAACATGCCCCGCGGGACGATTTGCATCGAAGATATCGAGATCGGGATGACGCGCAGCCTGCGCAAGGTTGTCACCGACCGCGATATCGAGCTTTTTGCCGAGGTCTCGACCGACCATAACCCGGTGCACCTCGATGACGCCTATGCGCAGGACACCATTTTTGAGGGTCGTATTGCCCACGGGATGCTGACGGCGGGGCTGATCTCGGCGGTGATCGGGGAGCAGCTTCCGGGCCACGGCACGGTGTATCTTGGCCAGTCGCTGAAGTTTCTCGCGCCGGTGCGCCCCGGAGATATGGTGCTGGCCGAGGTGGAGGTGATGGAGATTGACCACCGCAAGCGGCGTGTGCAGCTCGACACCCGCTGCATGGTGGAGGGCAAGGTGGTGCTGAAGGGGGAGGCCATGGTGCTGGCGCCCTCGGCCAAGTTCGACTGA
- a CDS encoding YcgN family cysteine cluster protein produces the protein MRPRFWERPLGELTGDEWEALCDGCGKCCLNKLEDEETGEVVFTRIACRLFDDSKCRCSNYDVRLKIVPECVVLRPETMDKTAYFMPESCAYRLRHEGKPLPRWHPLVTGDPQSTAKAGRAVKGPTFPEFDIPEDDWEDYVAEEEDL, from the coding sequence ATGAGGCCGCGCTTCTGGGAGCGCCCGCTGGGCGAGCTGACCGGCGACGAGTGGGAGGCGCTGTGCGATGGCTGCGGCAAGTGCTGCCTGAACAAGCTGGAAGACGAGGAGACCGGCGAGGTTGTCTTTACCCGCATCGCCTGCCGGCTGTTTGATGACAGCAAGTGCCGCTGCTCGAACTACGACGTGCGCCTGAAGATCGTGCCGGAATGCGTGGTGCTGCGCCCCGAGACCATGGACAAGACCGCCTATTTCATGCCCGAGAGCTGCGCCTATCGGCTGCGCCATGAGGGCAAGCCTCTGCCCCGCTGGCATCCGCTTGTCACCGGCGACCCGCAGAGCACCGCCAAGGCGGGCCGGGCGGTGAAGGGCCCCACCTTTCCCGAGTTCGACATTCCGGAGGATGACTGGGAGGATTACGTGGCAGAAGAGGAAGACCTGTAA
- a CDS encoding low specificity L-threonine aldolase produces MHFASDNTGPAHPAVMEALVAANEGYAMPYGSDPLSQQVVEQVREAFEAPEAVVLLAATGTAANVLLLSTLAEPYETIFCSTCAHIHEDECNAPEMFSGGTKLTLVPHEAGKISPADLEAVIANEGTRGVHGPKRGPVSLTQATEKGAVYTLEEVAALTGVARRFGLATHMDGARFANAVTHLGCTPAEASWKAGVDALSFGGTKNGLLGVEAMVLFDPAKGEELEYRRKRGAQLFSKHRYLAAQMSAYLTNDLWLETANTANAAAAALARGIEAAGGRLLAPQESNLIFADLPRAAHQRLKAAGAEYHIYVGELDGDDPDEMLTARLVCDWSAREADIARFCEIAAG; encoded by the coding sequence ATGCATTTCGCCTCAGACAACACCGGCCCCGCCCACCCCGCCGTGATGGAGGCGCTTGTCGCCGCCAACGAGGGCTACGCCATGCCCTATGGCAGCGATCCGCTGTCGCAGCAGGTTGTGGAGCAGGTCCGAGAGGCCTTCGAGGCCCCCGAGGCCGTGGTGCTTTTGGCGGCCACCGGCACGGCTGCCAACGTGCTGCTGCTCTCGACGCTGGCCGAGCCTTACGAGACCATCTTTTGCTCGACCTGCGCCCATATCCACGAAGACGAGTGCAACGCGCCGGAGATGTTCTCTGGCGGCACCAAGCTGACCCTTGTGCCCCATGAGGCCGGAAAAATCAGCCCTGCTGACCTCGAAGCGGTGATCGCGAATGAGGGCACGCGGGGCGTGCATGGGCCCAAACGCGGGCCGGTTTCGCTGACGCAGGCCACCGAGAAGGGCGCGGTTTACACGCTTGAGGAAGTCGCCGCGCTCACGGGCGTGGCGCGCCGTTTTGGGCTGGCGACCCATATGGATGGCGCGCGCTTTGCCAATGCGGTGACTCACCTTGGATGCACGCCCGCGGAAGCGAGCTGGAAGGCGGGGGTGGATGCCCTGAGTTTCGGGGGCACCAAGAACGGGCTGCTGGGGGTTGAGGCGATGGTGCTTTTTGACCCGGCGAAGGGCGAAGAGCTTGAGTATCGCCGCAAGCGCGGGGCGCAGCTGTTTTCGAAGCACCGTTACCTGGCCGCGCAAATGAGCGCCTATCTGACCAATGACCTCTGGCTGGAAACGGCCAACACCGCCAATGCCGCCGCCGCTGCGCTGGCGCGTGGCATCGAGGCGGCGGGCGGGCGGCTTTTGGCGCCGCAGGAAAGCAACCTGATTTTTGCCGACCTGCCCCGCGCCGCCCACCAGCGGCTAAAGGCGGCGGGGGCGGAATACCACATTTACGTGGGCGAGTTGGACGGCGACGACCCGGATGAGATGCTCACGGCCCGGCTGGTGTGTGACTGGAGTGCGCGCGAGGCGGATATTGCCCGCTTCTGCGAGATTGCGGCGGGCTGA